From Nicotiana tabacum cultivar K326 chromosome 15, ASM71507v2, whole genome shotgun sequence, the proteins below share one genomic window:
- the LOC107813706 gene encoding pentatricopeptide repeat-containing protein At2g03880, mitochondrial-like, which yields MKSLLRFKSKLTPVFGLVFIGPFPPLFALGHLLQHLRCYSGVATQWQNETRSIKCNDMLNEFTTYCYQRDLPGAMKALNSLQTHKIWADAVTYSELIKCCLARGAVEQGKRVHQHVFSYGYEPKTFLINTLINMYVKFNMLDEAQALFDQMSDRNVVSWTTMIAAYSSAKINNKALEFLILMLRDGVRPNMFTYSSVLRSCDDLSNLGQLHCSILKVGLESDVFVRSALIDVYSKMGQLECALCTFNEMVTGDLVVWNSIIGGFAQNSDGDEALTLFKRMKRAGFSSDQSTLTSVLRACTSLALLEVGSQVHVDVLKFQRDLILNNALLDMYCKCGNLEDAHKIFTRMVEKDVISWSTMIIGYAQNGFSRKALELFKEMKVSGIKPNYITVLGVLFACSHAGLVEDGQYYFHSMKKLFGIDPGREHYGCMVDLLGRSGKLDEAVKLIHEMECEPDAVTWRTLLGACRVHRKMDLAEYAAKQIIKLDPSDAGTYILLSNIYAHTHKWEDVMDLRRSMRERGVKKEPGCSWVEVNKQIHAFIMGDNSHPQIEEIKKELNQIIWRLKEVGYVPDTNFVLQDLEGEQMEDSLLYHSEKIAVAFGVMSLSREKTIRIRKNLRICGDCHLFAKLLAQIERRSIVIRDPIRYHHFQDGICSCGDYW from the coding sequence ATGAAATCCTTACTGAGATTCAAATCCAAACTCACACCAGTATTTGGTCTGGTTTTTATTGGTCCATTTCCTCCACTCTTTGCACTTGGACATCTGCTTCAACATCTGCGCTGTTACTCTGGTGTAGCAACTCAGTGGCAGAATGAGACAAGATCAATTAAATGTAATGATATGCTCAATGAGTTCACTACTTACTGCTATCAAAGGGATCTTCCCGGGGCTATGAAAGCATTAAACTCCTTGCAAACTCACAAGATATGGGCTGATGCTGTCACCTACTCTGAACTCATTAAGTGCTGCTTGGCTCGTGGCGCAGTCGAACAAGGCAAACGGGTCCACCAACATGTGTTCTCCTATGGTTATGAGCCCAAAACGTTCCTCATTAACACACTTATTAACATGTATGTGAAGTTTAACATGCTGGACGAAGCACAAGCTTTATTTGATCAAATGTCTGACAGAAATGTTGTCTCCTGGACTACAATGATAGCTGCCTACTCTAGCGCTAAGATCAACAACAAGGCTTTGGAGTTTTTGATCCTCATGCTGAGAGATGGTGTGAGACCTAATATGTTTACTTACTCCTCTGTTCTGAGATCTTGTGATGACCTGTCCAATCTTGGGCAGCTCCACTGCAGCATACTCAAAGTTGGTCTGGAGTCTGACGTATTTGTCCGAAGTGCTCTTATTGATGTTTACTCCAAAATGGGTCAACTCGAGTGTGCATTGTGCACCTTTAATGAGATGGTGACAGGGGATCTTGTTGTCTGGAACTCCATTATTGGTGGATTTGCTCAAAACAGTGATGGGGATGAAGCTTTGACtctcttcaaaagaatgaagagaGCCGGATTCTCGTCTGATCAGTCGACCTTGACAAGTGTTCTTAGAGCTTGTACTAGTTTGGCacttttagaagttggaagtcaAGTCCATGTTGATGTACTCAAGTTCCAGCGGGACCTAATCCTTAACAATGCACTTTTGGACATGTATTGCAAGTGTGGCAATTTAGAAGATGCCCACAAAATATTTACTCGGATGGTAGAGAAGGACGTGATCTCCTGGAGCACCATGATCATAGGCTATGCCCAGAATGGTTTCAGCAGAAAAGCACTGGAATTATTCAAGGAGATGAAAGTCTCAGGGATCAAACCAAACTACATCACTGTTCTTGGAGTTTTATTTGCTTGCAGCCATGCTGGACTGGTAGAAGATGGGCAATATTACTTCCACTCGATGAAGAAGCTCTTTGGTATTGATCCAGGAAGAGAACACTACGGTTGCATGGTTGATCTTCTTGGAAGATCTGGGAAGCTAGATGAAGCGGTGAAACTAATCCATGAAATGGAATGTGAACCAGATGCTGTGACATGGAGAACATTGCTTGGTGCCTGCAGAGTACATCGAAAAATGGATTTAGCTGAATATGCTGCCAAACAAATTATAAAGCTGGATCCAAGTGATGCAGGAACTTACATATTGCTATCTAATATTTATGCGCACACTCACAAATGGGAAGACGTTATGGACTTGAGAAGGTCCATGAGGGAAAGAGGAGTGAAGAAGGAACCAGGATGCAGCTGGGTTGAAGTGAACAAACAGATCCATGCTTTTATTATGGGAGACAACTCTCATCCACAAATAGAGGAAATTAAAAAAGAGCTAAAtcagattatttggagattaaaGGAAGTGGGATATGTTCCAGACACAAACTTTGTCTTGCAAGATCTTGAAGGTGAACAGATGGAAGATTCACTTCTGTACCACAGTGAGAAAATAGCTGTTGCCTTTGGTGTAATGAGCCTGTCTAGAGAGAAGACCATTAGAATCAGGAAGAATCTCAGGATCTGTGGAGATTGCCATTTATTCGCGAAACTTTTGGCACAGATAGAGCGTCGGAGCATTGTCATAAGAGATCCTATCCGTTACCATCATTTCCAGGATGGTATTTGTTCATGCGGAGATTATTGGTAG
- the LOC107813737 gene encoding cytosolic Fe-S cluster assembly factor NBP35, with protein MENGGGPNEIPENAPEHCPGPQSETAGKSDACQGCPNQEICATAPKGPDPDLVEIVERMATVKQKILVLSGKGGVGKSTFSAQLAFALAAMDFQVGLLDIDICGPSIPKMLGLEGQEIHQSNIGWSPVYVESNLGVMSIGFMLPNPDEAVIWRGPRKNGLIKQFLKEVYWGELDFLVVDAPPGTSDEHISIVQFLQATGIDGAVIVTTPQQVSLIDVRKEVSFCKKVGVEVLGVVENMSGLSQPLTEFKFMRMTETGEQKDMTEWAIAYMREKAPEMLNLVAFSEVFDSSGGGAAKMCGDMGVPFLGKVPLDPQLCKAAEEGRSCFSDDKCRASAPALKMIIEKMLAQKMISRTENGA; from the exons ATGGAAAACGGAGGAGGGCCCAATGAAATCCCAGAAAATGCTCCTGAAC ATTGTCCAGGTCCACAATCTGAAACAGCAGGAAAATCGGATGCTTGCCAAGGATGCCCCAATCAGGAAATTTGTGCTACTGCTCCTAAAGGCCCTGACCcag ACTTGGTGGAGATAGTAGAAAGAATGGCAACTGTGAAGCAGAAAATACTGGTTTTATCTGGCAAAGGCGGAGTTGGTAAGAGTACATTCTCAGCTCAACTTGCTTTTGCATTGGCAGCTATGGATTTTCAAGTAGGTCTCCTTGATATTGATATATGTGGCCCCAGCATCCCAAAGATGCTTGGTCTAGAAGGACAAGAGATTCACCAGAGTAACATTGGATGGTCCCCTGTTTATGTTGAGTCTAACCTTGGGGTTATGTCAATTGGTTTCATGCTTCCCAACCCTGATGAAGCTGTCATATGGAGAGGTCCCCGCAAGAATGGTCTAATTAAGCAATTCCTCAAAGAAGTTTATTGGGGAGAGCTTGATTTTCTTGTGGTTGATGCTCCACCTGGGACCTCAGATGAGCATATTTCAATTGTTCAATTCCTACAAGCAACTGGAATAGATGGTGCAGTTATCGTCACAACCCCACAACAGGTATCACTGATAGATGTGAGGAAAGAAGTTAGTTTTTGCAAGAAAGTTGGGGTGGAGGTTCTTGGTGTTGTTGAGAACATGAGTGGTCTGTCCCAACCACTCACAGAATTCAAATTCATGAGAATGACAGAGACCGGTGAGCAAAAAGACATGACCGAGTGGGCCATAGCTTATATGAGAGAAAAAGCCCCAGAAATGCTAAACTTGGTTGCCTTTAGTGAAGTTTTTGATAGCAGTGGTGGAGGTGCTGCAAAGATGTGCGGTGATATGGGTGTCCCTTTTCTTGGGAAAGTACCACTTGATCCTCAGCTATGTAAAGCAGCTGAAGAAGGGCGATCTTGCTTTTCAGATGATAAGTGTCGTGCAAGTGCCCCCGCACTCAAGATGATAATAGAAAAGATGTTGGCTCAGAAAATGATCTCAAGAACAGAGAATGGAGCATAG
- the LOC107813756 gene encoding large ribosomal subunit protein uL6z/uL6y, protein MKTILSSETMDIPDGVNIKVKAKQIEVEGPRGKLTRNFKHLNLDFQLIKDEETGKKKLKIDAWFGSRKTTAAIRTALSHVENLITGVTKGYRYKMRFVYAHFPINASISGGNKAIEIRNFLGEKRVRKVDMLEGVTVVRSEKVKDELVLDGNDIELVSRSAALINQKCHVKNKDIRKFLDGIYVSEKGRIVEEE, encoded by the exons ATGAAGACAATACTCTCATCAGAAACAATGGACATCCCAGATGGGGTAAACATTAAAGTAAAAGCAAAGCAAATAGAAGTAGAAGGACCAAGAGGAAAACTCACTAGAAATTTCAAGCATTTAAATCTTGATTTTCAGCTCATTAAAGATGAAGAAACAGGCAAAAAAAAGCTCAAGATTGATGCTTGGTTTGGTTCGCGTAAGACTACGGCTGCAATCCGTACAGCACTTAGTCACGTTGAGAATTTGATCACTGGTGTCACTAAAGGGTACCGTTACAAGATGCGTTTTGTGTATGCTCATTTTCCTATTAATGCGTCGATTAGTGGAGGGAATAAGGCCATTGAGATCAGGAATTTCCTTGGCGAGAAGAGG GTGAGGAAAGTCGATATGCTTGAAGGAGTTACTGTTGTCCGGTCAGAAAAAGTGAAGGATGAGTTGGTATTGGACGGAAATGACATTGAACTTGTCTCACGATCTGCTGCCCTCATTAACCAA AAATGCCATGTGAAGAACAAAGATATCCGTAAGTTCCTTGATGGTATCTATGTCAGCGAGAAGGGAAGAATAGTTGAGGAAGAGTAA